In Flavobacterium sp. N3904, one DNA window encodes the following:
- a CDS encoding TIGR00730 family Rossman fold protein gives MKQITVFCGSSSGTEESYTSQAVLLGQTMAKRNIALVYGGANVGLMGAVADGVLNEGGKVIGVLPTFLRSKEIAHKQLTELILVDTMHERKTKMNDLCDGVIALPGGFGTLDELFEMLTWAQLGLHKKPIAILNIDGYYDALLVFVQTMVDKGLLKEVNQQMLLVSDTIDELLDKMENYVAPTVGKWINKEDI, from the coding sequence ATGAAACAAATAACCGTATTCTGTGGTTCGAGTTCTGGAACCGAAGAAAGCTATACTTCGCAGGCAGTCTTGCTTGGACAAACAATGGCCAAACGAAATATTGCATTGGTTTATGGAGGCGCCAACGTAGGCCTTATGGGAGCCGTAGCCGATGGTGTTTTGAACGAAGGTGGAAAAGTAATTGGTGTACTACCCACCTTTTTGAGGTCAAAAGAAATAGCCCACAAACAACTTACCGAATTGATTCTGGTCGACACCATGCACGAACGGAAAACCAAAATGAATGACCTTTGCGACGGAGTGATTGCCCTGCCGGGCGGTTTCGGAACGCTAGATGAACTTTTTGAAATGCTGACTTGGGCACAACTCGGATTGCATAAAAAACCAATTGCCATTTTGAACATTGATGGCTATTATGACGCTTTGCTTGTTTTTGTACAAACCATGGTCGACAAAGGTCTTTTGAAGGAAGTAAACCAGCAAATGCTATTGGTAAGCGACACAATTGACGAACTTCTGGACAAAATGGAAAATTATGTAGCGCCAACTGTGGGCAAATGGATTAACAAAGAAGACATTTAA
- a CDS encoding metal-dependent transcriptional regulator, giving the protein MTFSEENYLKSIYHLTTRHDSEVSTNAIAEMMETKASSVTDMLKKLAEKDLVDYKKYQGVSLTEKGKLAAKMIVRKHRLWEVFLVEKLGFSWDEVHDIAEQLEHIKSEKLINKLDNFLGNPTEDPHGDPIPDAQGRMITIEKQLLSELLANQMGVCVGVKDNSSDFLKYLDKQQIGLGSKIEVIFKEAFDLSLKIKVNGVEMTISNKIASNLFVKVV; this is encoded by the coding sequence ATGACTTTCTCTGAAGAAAATTACCTGAAATCAATATACCATCTTACCACCCGTCATGATAGCGAAGTAAGCACGAATGCCATTGCCGAAATGATGGAAACCAAAGCGTCTTCGGTAACCGATATGCTAAAAAAGTTGGCGGAAAAAGATTTGGTAGATTATAAAAAATACCAAGGGGTTTCCTTGACCGAAAAAGGAAAACTTGCCGCCAAAATGATCGTTAGAAAGCATCGTTTATGGGAAGTTTTTTTGGTCGAAAAGCTTGGTTTTTCCTGGGATGAAGTACATGATATTGCTGAACAACTGGAACACATCAAATCTGAAAAACTCATTAACAAACTCGATAATTTTCTTGGCAATCCTACCGAGGACCCGCATGGAGATCCTATTCCCGATGCGCAAGGGCGAATGATTACGATAGAAAAACAATTACTGTCGGAGTTATTGGCCAATCAAATGGGTGTATGCGTGGGCGTGAAAGACAATTCTTCCGATTTTTTGAAATACTTAGACAAACAGCAAATAGGGTTGGGCTCCAAAATTGAAGTTATTTTCAAGGAAGCATTTGATTTATCATTAAAAATTAAGGTAAATGGAGTCGAAATGACGATATCAAATAAAATTGCGAGCAATTTGTTTGTAAAAGTGGTGTAG
- the proC gene encoding pyrroline-5-carboxylate reductase codes for MKVHIIGGGNLGASIAIGIAKFTSHNKVTVTRRNIAPISHLKELGITVTTDNTSNIQEADVIILTIKPYQVDTVLAEILPAITNKVIASAVSGLSIENLQNKIGDSHSAVRIMPNIAAQFGASATCIAFNEKSKDKAQETVVLFKELGTAPIIDEKLMDAATVLAASGTAFALRYIRASMQAGIEIGFDWQTALAISAQTVKGAAEMLLEEKGHPEQLIDRVTTPQGCTIAGLNEMELHGFSSSLIKGIKTSLKQIKG; via the coding sequence ATGAAAGTACACATTATAGGCGGCGGAAACCTTGGCGCTTCTATCGCAATAGGAATAGCAAAATTTACATCCCACAATAAGGTTACGGTAACCCGTCGCAACATAGCCCCTATTTCGCATCTGAAAGAATTGGGAATTACCGTTACCACAGACAATACCAGCAACATTCAGGAAGCCGATGTGATTATACTAACGATAAAACCCTATCAGGTAGATACCGTTTTGGCCGAGATCTTACCTGCAATTACAAACAAAGTCATCGCATCGGCGGTAAGCGGACTTTCGATAGAAAATTTACAAAACAAAATAGGCGACAGTCACAGCGCGGTGCGTATTATGCCCAATATTGCGGCACAATTTGGCGCATCGGCTACGTGTATCGCTTTTAACGAAAAAAGCAAAGACAAAGCCCAAGAAACCGTAGTGCTCTTTAAAGAATTGGGAACTGCCCCTATCATCGACGAAAAACTGATGGATGCAGCAACGGTATTGGCCGCAAGCGGAACTGCTTTTGCGCTCCGTTATATCCGCGCTTCGATGCAGGCGGGAATCGAAATTGGTTTTGACTGGCAAACCGCACTCGCCATATCGGCACAAACCGTAAAAGGCGCCGCCGAAATGCTGCTCGAAGAAAAAGGCCATCCGGAACAATTGATAGACAGGGTAACCACGCCGCAAGGCTGCACGATAGCCGGATTAAACGAAATGGAACTACATGGCTTCAGTTCTTCGTTGATCAAGGGAATCAAGACTTCACTCAAACAAATTAAGGGGTAA